The DNA window AAAGTTTAAGAGAATTTGCTGTAGCAAACAATGttttagaatgaaaataaaataaatcttcagGTCCCTCAGGCACAACAGTAACAAAGGCTATTTCATTCTGAACTCCTATCAGCTCCAACCTCACCCTGCACTACCTCAATCCCTGTGTGACCTTAACTTTGCTATAAAATGTGAAAGCACTTGGACTTGTACTGTGCATAGCATCATCTGCCATGGCAGGTGTGACCTGGGCTTCATCTACCTTAATTCTCACAGATTGAGAGTACTACATGGACAGAATTTTTGTTTAGCCAAGTTTACATAGATTACAAATTTCATGAATATAATGGGGTGGATTTCAGCATGGGCCCTTGGGCCCCACATAAACTCATAGtgagcaggatcactgtgaggtacTTGAGAGTAGATGAGGTACCCTTCCTGCACAAAATCTTCAGTGATGAGTTTCCAAGCATGTGCATATATAAAACGATAGTTATCAAACAGACCTACAGAATTCAGCACATTCCACATCACCTCCACACTGACACGTCTGTTCTTCTTGTAGATTAGGCTTAGAATAGATAACAGGAGCCCTGTCTTAGGTATGCCCTGGATATCACTTAACATTCCATCATATGTGAGACCCAGTGCAGGGACCAGGCAATATGAGTGGATGGAGGGGTCCACTTCTTTCACCTCAGTGCCAAAGATCAACAGCAAGTACTGACATGCGGTATAGAATATGAGAAGGTAGTACTTCTGGTAATGTTTAATGACCCTGTACAGCATTTCATCAGTGGTGGTCAGCTCCCTCATTCTATACTTTTTCAGCAGGAACCACACTAACTCATTTACTTTTGCATCAATCTGAACACAGAGACAGGGAGCAACAGCCCTAAGTGCCTGTGAGTAGATCGGTTGCATCTCATTTTGCTCAGGGGAGCCCTGAACAGACTGGTTGCATGGCATGGGGTCTATGAAACTGGAGGAGAATCCACCACTGGGAGGGCTCTGATTTGATGGGCGAGTAGCACGAATTCTCTCCACTGAGACACTAGATACCATTGTACAgactgaggaggaaggaaaagaaagagagtgggaTGAGGAAGAGCAGGTAGAAGTGGATGAGGAACCATCCTCCTTTTTGCCCTTCTGCCCACCTGGGGCATTCTGTATGTTATTGTCAGACTCAAGGTTTTCTTCAGCAAGGGAGCGTCTAGGCTTCTGAGGTTCAGACATGATGACTCAGATCTAGGACACAAGGCAGGAACACAGTGAGGATGACACAGAGACCTGTAAAAAATTTGAGTAGACTACAGTCAGCGTCTCCTCTGAGAGCCACTACAAAGGTGTATTACATGGTATACATTGGGTGTTCTATATAACCTCAAAGCTCCTGTCTTCGTGGAGGTCTTGACCCTTGAGAACCTAAGGGAACTGAATAGACTCACAGTCTGTAGCTGGGTCAAGTATTTGGAGGATCTGGGGCTATGAGTGGGACTCTGGATCCAGGAAATAGTGGTGGTTTGTGGGGGGGGAAATCTTGTCTTTTAAGAAGGGATATTATGCACATGTTTTAGTTTGTACATCATCTTAATTTCTTGGACTTCTCTGCAATTTGACTGAGGATACTATGCCAGACTATTATGTTCACGTTCTTCTACCTATAAATCCAGCACAGATGAAGAGGCAAACACTTGTTTACTGTAAGGACAACACTGGATGTTCAATCTTGTAAGGTAGAGTTTCTTGATATTTTGGAATTTTGCAATTACATTATACCCACTGTGCTCACTCTTGGCTCCCAGCTTCCTGAAACTGTTTGTAGCCTCTCACTTTTCTGCTGGCCTGAATCACAATCTTGGAACATGTATCCACCATTTTGAGAGGCAACAAAATGAAGATAGAAGACCTCACCTTGGCCTAAACCTGTCCATGGTAAATGGCAATGGGTGTGTCAATTCCATGTGGTCATTTGTATGGGTTACCTACCTAGTATCCTTGAAAAATGTCAGGTATAAAATGTCCTTTGTTGCATATTATTCTACCTTTTCTAATTCAAAAATGTTTGAAACTGTTGGCATAATATGCAGAAGCCAAAATGCAGCTAtagattttaaattttctcatgTCCAACAGAAGGGACAAAGAGGGTATGTTTCCTCAGTGTGGATGATAGAACTCCCTCCATACTGAACTCTAGATAGGCCTTTGATGCTTGGTCTGATGCTCTGAGTCAAGGACCATCTTATCAGAGACCTGTAGCTCCCTCAGCcaataattaagaaataaaatagggtTTCTGGACTGGAAGCCATACCCAGGAATATGGTTGTACCGGGGATTGCTCCCACATTTTTGGGTTGGGTACTATCTGTGCTCTGGATGGGTGTTACCTTCAATCATCCCTTGGTGCCTTTATCTGTTGTCCTCAGAGGTCCTCAAACCCTTCTGTCTGCTAACTTAGGTAATCCACTCACATCAAGTCTCTCATACCACAAAGGGACTAGCATCACTCAGGAAAGCAGAGCCCAGGACACACTCTCCCCTGCCTGGGGTAACCACCAATGACCACATGACTTGGCTTAATTCTCTAGACATGCATTCTCCCTGAGTCTACTAATGTTCATTCATCTACTTAGCCATTTCTGACATATTTCCCATATCTGAAAGCTCATTTCCTTCACTTAAACAGGTATCACCCCCAGAACCAAAGTTCTTAAACCTCTGAAACATCCCAATTGTGGCCACTATCTCAAAATGAGAGCAAGCTTCATGCAGCCACCTGGGATTGAGAACAGGGCAGGCAGGATCTGTGAGGTCACACTTGTTTTAGGGACATGGGTTTCCTTCCCATATTTAGTCCTGTACATGGTTCCTCACTGTGATGAATGGAAGATTCTACACACCTCAACCCACTAATCAGACCTGGATCCTTCTGTTTCTCTAATGACTCCCCACACTCCAAAGGTTTGCTGCCCTGAGATAGAGAGGAAACAGAATTAAGGATGAAGCACACTTGGAAAATCCTGGTAGACTTTTCCATGGCTGGCAGAGGAAATGATTCTTAATTGTGTTGGAGTTTCTCAAAGAACTCATAATTACTCTTGCCAGATCTGTGATGATTTATAGATACATCACCTTAGTAAACCGCAGAGTTTCTAGATTCCAACTCAGATTCCATATAAGATAGAAGAAGAAATTTCTCTTATCCAAATTATTCCTAGATGTGCCCTAGATTGACAGCAGTATTCACATATGTTGCAttagtttgtatgtgtgtgggggtgttgtTTTTGCTCTTTGCTTCAGGGGTCTTGTACATTATCTTGGGACTGCTGTGCCTACATTCCTTAGATGAAGATCCACTTTCCCTGACATCCCACAGGTTGAAGTGAACATGCACTTTATTTATTAAGTCATCAGGGTCTTCCTCtcaagctgacagaaaggtgtGGATGTCCCTCATCTGCTGTGCAAGTTCCCACCCTCATAGCTCATTTCTCACCTGGAGTTCCCCCTAGGATCTCAACGTTCTTTCTGTTGGGAAGGTGCTCTTTGTAGAAAACCTCAAACTTCCCTCAGACCTGGTTGCAGAAGTCAGTGATCATATTTTCCGAATGAGGAACCTGTAAAAATGTCTGCAATGAACTGTGAGTAGAAACAGAAGCTGCAAGGGAATTATTGTGTTAAGACAGCCCTCTCCCCGTCATTTCATACAGCCGTCAATAAGCCCTATTACCTTTAATTTGAAAGTGAGGAGTAGGCCTCTACTTGACAAAACCTCTCAAAAATATGCTACTTTCCAAGTACCACATGCTACTTGGGGTGGAGTTATATTCAGCCCTCATTATTGGTGGCCCCTCCAGAGTTTTGAATTATACTCTTGGAACATCTTTGATAGGTGGAGTTTCTACAATACACTCCCAGCTCTCATTACATCTAAGAAAGCTACCAGATAAACTCAGACTCAGAAACCTTTGACAAGGGCTCCTATGCAGATGTACCCAGAGTACAAACATGAAAAGAGCTCAGTGCCATAACTGGATTTTACTTTATTGACAAAAACAAGAGAGGTATGTCATTTTTATTGGACCCTATATCTGGGGTGGGGGTATACTAAAATCATAACTCTACTCTTGGGGCCCTCTAAGACCAGGAACATCACTAAATTTTGGTATATCCCTGAGGTCCCTGGGTTCTGAAGATTTTGGGGAGCAATTCATGATAAAATTTCAGCTATAGATTGTCACAGGAACATTAACAAGGTTACAAGTCAATTATAGGGGCCAGTCTATGTGAGGTAGGCTTTGAATGACACATTCCCAGTCCCCTAATCTCCATTCAGAAACTGAATGGGCCCTCATAGACCTACATCTACATAGAAAATGGTTCTATGAACACAAACCAACAAGTGGAGGGATAAATAATTATTCATTACAAGTCCCCACTTTAGGTTTTAGGGTGACACAGGGGAGCTATGTCATCATCTGGGACCTTCTAACTTCAGTTGGGCTTCTACAGTTCACCTTCAGCTAATCCCTTGCCCCAGACTACAAGTGGATACTCAAAGAtccaagaaatttttaaaaatggtgccAGATACAAGTCCCCAGATTTTGATGCAGAAGCCTGGAGTGCTTCATTCTCACATTTTATCCTCCAGTTGGCACAGAGCCATAAACATAATTATTACTCAATTATTGGGACCTGTGTAGGTGGGGTGGAGTTGTGGCAAACCATCCATACTTACAAAGTGACACTTACAAAGTGACATGAAAAATCAGGAGCCTCTGGAAATACCTCCTATCACTGCAGTCAGAAGGGGTATGGGATCAATTTAGTGCCATGCTGATACTAGGCTGCTGCCTCATTACCTAGGGTCTCCTTTATTCTGTATTAACCCTCAGCACACAACCTTTTTGAATACTCACACCtccccccacaccaccaccaccaccaccaccaccaccaccaccaccaccaccaccacgccttCCCACGTCAGATCCATGACCTGCACAAAATGGCGACACATAGCCTGGGTTCCCGGATGCTGATGTGGAAATGACAGGAGGGGCGCCTTTTCCCCACAATTTGTACCACCCACGGCCCCCCAATACCCACAGTGGGTTACACTTTAATTAGATGGGAGCTAGAACGGGCCTTGGCTATCCTGCAGATAGATAGGCCCCAATCTTGACTCAGAAGTCACCCGACACTGTGAGGTCGCCTCAGCTCCTGAAGATAGCTCTACTCTCCCACACACTGGTTGGTCTGAGGCGGAAGGAAGGGTGTCTCTATGTGTGGGCCCCACACTGGGTCCCAGCCTTACAAAGAGGGGCTTGCTGATCCTCCAGGGGTCCTCCACCTAGAGCCAGGCTTCCACGCTCCACACTCAGCCCTCACCCACAAATTCCTCACTCACCCACACTCCGAACACACCACACGCTCCTGGCCCACACAGGAGTCTCACAAAATGGCGGCACACAGCCCAAGTCCCCGGATGTGACGTGTCAGTGAGGGGAGGGGCTTATTTCCTCATTCCAGCCTCTGATTGGCCAAGGCCATCAGTAAGTTTAAGTTTATGCTTTAAGAAACGGGGCCTGCCTAGGATGGGTGGGGCTTGAGCAGGCCTTTTCCATTTCTCATCTGGACTCAAAACTTGACCTGGTCCATCCGGATCAGTTAGCTCTGAAAAATAGTCCAGGGCAGTCATGCCTATTGTCAGAGGTGAGGTAAGGAGTCAAAATCATTGAGCTCCACTGGATGCCAGGTGACCCAGGGATGCCCCACCATTATTTGGGACCCTGCATTCAGAGAgagggcttttattttttatagtcatttcTCACCTTTACTGTAAACCAATGAATATTAGAAGATCCAAAAACTTTGGAAAATGTTAAATTCCTCAAATCCCAGAATGCTAATATGGAAATATGGAAACGAATGTGGGAGAGGATCCTTTCCCAACTTCAGCCCCCACACAGTGAATGAAGGTTGTGAACAGTATTAATACTCAATTATTTCCGGTCGATATTGCATGGTTTCTGGGTGACCCAATTCAAGCCACCATCTTGATAAATCTGTGAAGTGGCCCATTAAGATTGTGAATCTCTGTCAATGTGTGCTATGTAAGAATACACACCTAATGTCTGAAGGCAAAGGGGTCTCACTGCAAAAATTTGGTGACAATTTATTTCCAGTCTGACATGGGGTGTTGCCTCATCATTTGACCCTATATCTAGGGTGGGGCTTCCAGAGTCCACCATCAGCACTCACCTTAATACATGAAGTACAACATGTCTCAATGAACTTCAGTAACTTTACTCAATGACCTTAAGTCCCCAAATGTCAGGATGATGAAATGAGAGCAGGGCCCCTTTGGGACAAGTCAGCATACTTTGGCTCTGGGCCAGTATTAAGTGTGCATTTACCCCTGTTTCTTGTGGCCCTGTATCTGGAGAGTGTTTTCCACATTCTACTCTAAAATTTAACCTTCAGACTGTAATCTACTTTAACTTTTTCCAATACTTCTGAAAATGGCTCTTATGCAGAGACAACTGTAGATCTATTTGGAAGTGTTTCACCAATAAAATGCTGCCCTTATTGTTCTGGACTTATCATAGGGGTGATACTGGATTATTTGGGGTCTGGCTACTGTAAAGACTTCTGTAGCTCTTTCTTCCCAGTAATAATTAAGTAATTGCTGACTTTAAATAGAAAGtctgttgctgtcaggtttgcattgctggcagaaatcaccagaccaagatcagcttgtagaaagaaatatttattttggcatacagactcagggaaggagctccatgatggtaggggaaaacgatggcatgagcagagggtcgacatcaccccctggccaacataaggtggatagtagcaacaggagagtgtgcccaacactggcatagggaaactggcgagaacacccataagcccacaaccacaatacactgccaccaggagactttaattcccaaatctccatcagctaggaacctagcattcagaagacctaagtttatgggggacacctgaatcaaactaccacattccacccctgacccccttaaactgataaccacacctggcataaaacatctaactttaaaagtccccatagtttttatcaattctaatgatgttcaaacatccccataatccatagtcttttaactgagccataatacaaaaaataataataataatcatcctcacaaaacccacaatggcacagaataaacattcacactgcaaaagatgatgttggacataacaaagaaatattcaaccaatacaagacttaaaacaagaTAAACATCAAAGTCTATACCTCCAAGtgtagcaactctagccagtgacaagtctccaactcTGATAATTCTTACAAGcaccaagtctctggagttccaattctgcccctccagataggctactcactGTCCTGTAAAAATTCATTCAGGGTCAGCAGCAATCcatagcagccatctcgtggtcctggcatctccactggatctccactgcaacccatggtccatcctctcAGATCCATTGGGGTGTCCATGCACGCAtcaagaaaacctgcttcacactgcccatggctgtttcaaAAATACAAGACCTCATTGCAAATTCAAGGACCCTCCCTTTCATGCATTCctcatactccacaatagcaGGAAGGATGCCAATtcattaatccagggggaataaaggagactttgaagatcaggaaactccttgagcactcaggccccttcaaaaaactgCATTCGTTCTGTTTTCTCAATGCAGGCCAGCTGGCGCAATATCAATgactgtaatctctcatataattgcagctaaaCAGACAGCA is part of the Jaculus jaculus isolate mJacJac1 chromosome X, mJacJac1.mat.Y.cur, whole genome shotgun sequence genome and encodes:
- the LOC101593429 gene encoding melanoma-associated antigen 10-like produces the protein MSEPQKPRRSLAEENLESDNNIQNAPGGQKGKKEDGSSSTSTCSSSSHSLSFPSSSVCTMVSSVSVERIRATRPSNQSPPSGGFSSSFIDPMPCNQSVQGSPEQNEMQPIYSQALRAVAPCLCVQIDAKVNELVWFLLKKYRMRELTTTDEMLYRVIKHYQKYYLLIFYTACQYLLLIFGTEVKEVDPSIHSYCLVPALGLTYDGMLSDIQGIPKTGLLLSILSLIYKKNRRVSVEVMWNVLNSVGLFDNYRFIYAHAWKLITEDFVQEGYLIYSQVPHSDPAHYEFMWGPRAHAEIHPIIFMKFVIYVNLAKQKFCPCSTLNL